The Calditerrivibrio sp. sequence CCACAACATACCCCTTTTAAGATGGCAGGCCAAGAGGGACTCGAACCCCCAACCCCCGGTTTTGGAGACCGGTGCTCTGCCAATTGAGCTATTGGCCTAACTATATCTACTACTTGGTTTCCCTATGAACAGTATGCTTGCGATCAAATTTACAGTACTTCTTAAGCTCAAGTTTACCAGTAGTAGTTTTTTTATTTTTGGTTGTTGTGTAGTTTCTATTTTTGCACTCTGTGCAAGCCAAAGTGATTATCTCTCTCATCGCTTCCTCTACTCTATAATCTCAGTAACAACACCAGCACCGACAGTCCTACCACCTTCACGAATCGCAAACCTCAAACCCTGCTCCATAGCTATAGGCTGGATCAACTCCACAGTCGCACTTATATTATCACCAGGCATCACCATCTCT is a genomic window containing:
- the rpmG gene encoding 50S ribosomal protein L33, with protein sequence MREIITLACTECKNRNYTTTKNKKTTTGKLELKKYCKFDRKHTVHRETK
- the tuf gene encoding elongation factor Tu (EF-Tu; promotes GTP-dependent binding of aminoacyl-tRNA to the A-site of ribosomes during protein biosynthesis; when the tRNA anticodon matches the mRNA codon, GTP hydrolysis results; the inactive EF-Tu-GDP leaves the ribosome and release of GDP is promoted by elongation factor Ts; many prokaryotes have two copies of the gene encoding EF-Tu); the encoded protein is EMVMPGDNISATVELIQPIAMEQGLRFAIREGGRTVGAGVVTEIIE